The following coding sequences are from one Paramormyrops kingsleyae isolate MSU_618 chromosome 21, PKINGS_0.4, whole genome shotgun sequence window:
- the LOC111847524 gene encoding leucine-rich repeat-containing protein 52-like produces MRLHDPSAQSLRLVFLLIFVMGVAPSPVFTAGCPDRCVCDEQLVVQCSGQHLTEFPLSLPLATRQLIISNNLIRELPALELNYLSDLVYLDCSNNSLSEIVESTFGNLKKLAFLDLSFNALTVVDDRTFSALVGLVMLRLTDNPGLSEVHPEAFAENTGLQVVDISRNNLTLLNITSYITMPALRALGLSGNPWRCDCDNEDLCLWMQLEPFRFQDQGVTLCQSPQDMVGQRLADVGYQLREDCHPGLDYWDYVFLTAVGIAIFSGGTISAWFMGVVFVLYDRYFEKKEDDEEGEEEDFQRDSSRNGDVKPGKNV; encoded by the exons ATGCGTCTCCACGATCCCAGCGCGCAGTCCTTGAGGCTAGTCTTTCTGCTGATCTTTGTGATGGGGGTGGCACCCTCCCCGGTTTTCACCGCGGGCTGCCCGGACAGATGCGTGTGCGACGAACAGCTCGTGGTCCAGTGCTCCGGGCAACACCTGACTGAGTTTCCCCTCAGCCTACCGCTAGCCACCCGCCAGCTCATCATCTCCAACAATCTGATTAGGGAGCTTCCAGCACTGGAGCTCAACTACTTGTCCGACTTGGTGTACCTGGACTGCAGCAACAACTCCCTCAGCGAGATCGTAGAATCCACCTTTGGGAACCTCAAGAAGCTTGCATTCCTAGACCTGTCCTTTAACGCGCTGACGGTGGTAGACGACAGGACTTTCAGCGCGTTGGTCGGCCTGGTGATGCTGAGGTTGACGGACAACCCCGGTCTGTCGGAGGTTCACCCGGAAGCCTTCGCGGAGAACACGGGGCTGCAGGTGGTGGACATCAGCAGGAACAACCTGACCCTCCTGAACATCACCTCCTACATCACCATGCCTGCCCTTCGCGCCCTGGGCCTGAGCGGCAACCCGTGGCGCTGCGACTGCGATAACGAAGACCTCTGCCTTTGGATGCAACTCGAGCCATTCAGGTTTCAAG ACCAGGGGGTGACTCTATGCCAAAGCCCCCAGGACATGGTGGGGCAGCGACTGGCGGATGTGGGCTACCAGCTGCGTGAGGACTGCCACCCGGGGCTCGACTACTGGGACTACGTGTTCCTCACCGCCGTGGGCATCGCCATCTTTTCAGGGGGCACCATATCCGCTTGGTTCATGGGAGTGGTGTTTGTGCTCTATGACCGTTACTTCGAGAAGAAGGAAGACGATGAAGAGGGTGAAGAGGAAGATTTCCAGAGAGATAGCTCTCGAAATGGGGACGTCAAGCCCGGCAAGAACGTTTGA
- the coa7 gene encoding cytochrome c oxidase assembly factor 7: protein MAGLINFEDEKEVKEFLDNLGVEYSYQCYREKSPEGCQRLADYLEGIKKNYEATAQVLKHNCEVNNHSESCYKLGAYHVTGKGGVAECLKKAYSCFSRACDLGGKSSVNACHNVALLVHDGRALEGTTDAGVARQYYEKACAGGFAPSCFNLSTLYIQGAPGISKDMTQALRYALQACQLGHVWGCANASRMYKLGDGTAPDHQKAEELKNRAKELHGQKQQRQLAFGQ from the exons ATGGCGGGATTAATCAACTTTGAAGATGAAAAAGAAGTTAAAGAGTTCTTGGATAACTTGGGGGTGGAGTACAGTTATCAATGTTACCGTGAGAAGAGTCCTGAAG GGTGCCAGCGGCTGGCTGATTACTTAGAAGGGATAAAGAAAAATTACGAGGCGACAGCTCAGGTACTCAAACACAACTGCGAAGTCAACAATCACAGCGAAAGCTGCTATAAGCTGGGCGCGTACCACGTTACCGGCAAAG GTGGTGTTGCTGAATGCCTTAAGAAAGCCTACTCCTGTTTCTCACGAGCGTGCGATCTAGGGgggaagagctcagtgaatgcCTGCCACAATGTAGCCCTGCTGGTACATGACGGGCGTGCCCTTGAAGGCACCACAGATGCCGGTGTGGCCCGGCAGTATTATGAGAAGGCGTGTGCAGGGGGCTTTGCCCCCAGCTGTTTCAATCTGAGCACACTGTACATCCAGGGTGCCCCGGGCATTTCCAAGGACATGACACAGGCCCTGAGGTATGCGCTGCAGGCCTGCCAGTTGGGCCACGTGTGGGGCTGCGCCAACGCCAGCCGCATGTACAAGCTGGGCGACGGCACTGCGCCTGATCATCAAAAGGCAGAGGAGCTGAAGAACCGTGCCAAGGAACTACATGGCCAGAAGCAGCAGCGCCAGCTGGCCTTCGGACAGTAA